DNA sequence from the Rhodococcus sp. 4CII genome:
CTCGGTGCACCGAGCGGCGAGCGAGCATTGGCTGACCACCGGCAGCCGGGGGTTACGTGGCATGACCGGCGAGCCGGTGGAACTCAGCGACACCGAGGCAGCTACCGTCGTCGCTGCCCTGGTCGAAACCACCGGTGGTCGGTGGCCGGCCCACCCCGCGCGTAGCGCCCGCACGCTTCGCCGGCTCGGCATCGACGGCAACACCGAGCAGATGGCCACTGCCATCACCGCTCTGGTCAGCGACCCGGACTGGTCCCACCGCGCCCGCGAGATCACGTCCAGCGCATCGGACTGGTAAGCCGGATTGGCTCATTCACCTGGGGAGACGACATGTCCCCATCGACCGCAGTCCGGGCCCGGCTATTGGCACAGGGAAGCACTCTAGTCAGGCGTTCCCGCTCTGCTTGTTCGCCACTTCGCCGACTGCACTCTTGAGCCACCACCGGAGGTTCCGCCTTCCGACCAATCGCGCGCCATCCCCGAACCGGCTTCGCTCCTGCGACATGAACGGAACCGAATTGCCCTCGACCACAGGCTCGTGTGTCCAACGGTGCGGCGACCCGTAGATCGCATTGAGGGCGTCGCGGTCATGTCCCAGCTCTACCAGCTCATCTTCGGAGATTTCATGGTGATGGAGCGGATCGGGTGCACCATCATTTCCTACTCGACGATTGAGCTCCTCGTAGAGCCTGACCAGCTCGCCAGCAGCCTCTCCCACCTCGGAATGTCCGCGCAGACGTTCGATGAGGAAGGGCAGTACAGGGATGAGGGCCCTTCCTTCTGCGCGGTCGATCCAGTCATCTTCCCAACCGAGGGTTCCGTCGGGGCTTGTCTTTGGCTCCCCGAAGAGCTGACGTGCTCCATCGACCGTATATCCCTGGTCGTACAGGTCTTGGGCAGTGATCCATGACTGCTCGGGCATTTCACTCCTGTTCACTCTTGTTACGAGCTTCTCAGTCGGACAGTTGCGCGGTGTTTGGCGCGAAGACAGTGAATCCGCTAGGTGACGGTTTCTCCAAGGACCCCCGCACGCGCTCGGGCGTGTCGCTCAGCCGGACAGTAGTCGCGCCAGCTGGAAATCCGGTCCTCAATGGTCCGATCCGCCGCTGGGTCAGCGGATCCAAGGTCAGAGGTTCCAGAGTCGGAGTAGCGCGGCACGCAGGCTGGCAGAGATGATCCGGTGATCTGTGGTCAGCCGGGGATTGGGGTGTCCGAGGTCGGCGAGCTGTTGTTCGGCGTCCGCAACCGAGACCGGCTGCAGGTCCGCTCGGACGAGCAGGAGATGGCCGAAGGCTCTATGGGTGTGAGGGATCGCGATGGCGTCTGAGTCCACGACCGCGGGCGGGTAGATCCATTCGTTGTCGTCGGTGAAGATGAGGACATCGCCACGCTCGAGGCGGGCACGTCGGTCGTCGAGGCGGAACCATTCGAGTTGATATGTCGCTGCCGGCCCGCCGGTGGAGGCTGAGGATCGGCCCGCCTGGGTGGCCCATGTTTGTTGCTCGGTTTCGCTGGGTTCGTACTCGACGATGTGCCGCAGGAACATTCGGGTAACCCGCGAGGGCAGGAAGTCGCGGTTGGCGCGCATCCGGCCACCGACCCCGGGGATCGGCACCGACCGACCGATCTGCCATTCGGTGGTGGCGTTGTCGAGAAACACCTGATCGATCTCGGTGATCTCCTCGATACCGTCGATGAACGTGCGGGCGGCGGCGACGACCTCCGGGTCGTCGGTGATGACTACGGCCTCATCGGCGATGGTCGAGCTGTGGGAGGCATTCGCGGAGCCGATGACCGCCCGCCGACTGGTGGCGATCACGTTGGCGTGCAGGTTCGGCGACGACAGGACCCGGACACCGGCCTCGACGTAGTACGCAAGCGCAATCGGCGAGGTCACATGCGCGCGCACCGCCGCCCGGGAAGCGTTCACGACGAGGAGATCGCCGGCCCGCAGCGGCAGCAGCGTGGGTGCGTCCTCGCCGAGGTAGGCGATTGCGGCGTGACGCGGCCCCCTCACTCGAATGGCGCGGGTGATGTGCGGCCAGGGACTCGGCCCGTGAAATGTCGTCCCCATAGGTAGAACGGTAGCGCGGGCGTGATGCGCTGTACCCCTATTGGCTCGGGCCCGGATCGTATGGTGCAGCCCACGAGGCCAATTGCACCGCCATTGTCTGCAAAAAGTGGTGATGAACTGCGGATATGACACGTCTCCATCTCTTCTGGGCGACGATGCCGCGTGTTGCCTTACAGCGGCGGCGGCGGTTCGTCCCCGTGGACGAGCTTCCACCACAGGGTCGCGCGCTGGCGAGGGATCGGGTCGACGATGATCACGTCGGCCCGATCGGCGGCGGCGAGCATGTAGGGCCGGCGGCGCTCGCGCCATTGCGCGGCGACATCCTCGAGACCGTCGATGCTCATCGGGCTGTCGAGGGTCTCGCACGCCAGTTTCAGCCACGGAACGAGATGGCGTTCGGCTTCCCGGCTGATTCCGTTGCCCGCTATGGCGTTCTCGACGAGGAGACTTGTCAGATCTCGGCGGATCCGCCACCGAAGTTCAGCTTGATCGACCATGCAGGACCGCTTGGTGGCCCGATCGTGGTCGGCGCCGGCCGAGTCGGCGGGGGCGGTGCGAAGCCGTCGGGTGGCCCTGCGGGCTATTGCCCCGAACATCTCGGGCCGTTGGTGGTGATCAAGGGTGCGGGCATGGGTACAGACGTCACACAGTTCGGTGAGCGCGGGCAAAGACGGCCGCCGGTGGGTGGCGAGTTGGGCGAGCAGGTCGGCGCCGAGGGCTTCGGCGCGCGCAAAGACCTCCAGCCCGTACCGGTAGCGCATGACCGCGGCGTTCTCCCAGTGGCCGGCGAGTGTGCGCTCGCGGCGGGGGAGCCCAGCGACAGCTGCGAAGAATCGTTGCTCAGCTACGAGTGCTCTGTTCCGCAACTCGGTGGCTGCGGCATCGCAGCGGTCGGGGGTGATGCCCTGCAGCGGAATCAGCGTTTCCCGGAACTCGTACGCAGCGTAGGCGAGGTTTTCGAGATCGACGGGGTGGGCGCGCGTGCGCCTGGTGAGTCCAAGCGCCATGCCGCGAAGCTTAACCGGAGCGGTAGGGCCGCGATTGTGATGCCGCCCGGCCGCGACCGAGCTTGCCGGCCGGGTGAGAACTAGCACCGGCTCGACCAGTGCTGGTGGTGTCGTATCCGCCCCTGGATTGCTCTTTGACCAGCAGAAATGACACGTCCCCCGACCCGTGGTTCCGTGCGCTGGTAGTGTGGTCGCCGCGCTCCCACCCGGGAGATTCCTGAGGTCTGTCGTGGTCGGCCTCAGAAGTGGCAATGAGCTTGTGGCACAAGTGTATCCACGTGCCGCAGCCCTCCCCGGGTGGATCAACCGTCTCGATTCCGCCCCAGGGGCGTCGTCCTCGATGTGTGGGGCAGCGGCGACCAGCTGTCTCTGGCAGGGGATCGGATCGAGACGGATGGAGGAACCGAATGAGCAGGCAACAGCGACGTGACTTCAAGGTCGCACCCTTCGGAGGGCGTGCCGATCGGACACCGGAGGAAGCAGCGCCCGCAGACCGTGGTCCGGCAACCGGCGCCGGGTCAGGCCGTCGTGGGAATGGTGATCTCAGCTCTGCCGTCGATGGCCGATAGCAGGTAATGCGGGCAGGTGACCACCTGCCGAGGAACGGGAATCGCCCGGCGGCGGTCGGTATCGAGGTAGAGGCGGTATGCGAGCTGCCCGCGTCGATGGCTGCCGGTGCCGGGGTCGACGGCGCCGAGGAAGTACCCGTGCGCGGAGTCGACGGTCGAGAAGATCGCCCGCGCCCACTCGGCAGGCTCCGCGGGCGGCAGATACCGCGGCACGCCCGTCTGCGCGTCGACGGTGTGCACGATGACTGTGACGGCGAACCCGGTCGCCGCGGGGAACCACTCCTCGGCCGCAACGTCGAACGGTGCGATCGAGGTGTAGATCCGCAGCTCGATGTCCGTTCCGGTGCGCGCCGCCGCTGTGATGATGTGGGGATCCGCCGATGCATCCTGTACGGCCAGGTTCGGCAGCGCCTGGTGGCCGTCGGCGCGGATGTTGCCTGGATCAGCGGACATGGGGCAAGGGTACGGGCCAGATACCCGGCCGGCGGGGTGAGGGCGATTAGTCCGACCGGCGACCGATCCGGCAGAATTGGGTTTTGACCTGCAGAGATGGCAGGTCCCCTAACGGAAGGCCTGGGACGGTGAATGTGGGCGACCGCGTCAAGGTACATGCCGACGCCACCTCGGAGTTCGTCATCGTGAGCATCGACGGCGAGGACGCGGTGATCGAGTCGGTGCGCGACGACGTTCCCGGCCGGTTCCCCTTCCACGCCCGCCTTGAGCGGTTGGTTCCGGTCAAATCCTGACCCGGAAAACATGGCGGTTTACAGCGGAGATGACACGTCCCCTTCCAGTGGCTGAGCGCGCCGCCCGGCGAACGGGCGGGCGCGGCTAATCGTCACGGCTACCGCGAGCGGTGTGGTGAACGGAAATCGGTGCGGCGGTCGGGGTGGCCACTGACAGAACGAGGCGTCGACCACCGGGAGATCGCTCGGCAGATGGGCGACAGCATCACCACCCCGCTGATGCGGCTGCAGAACCCGCACGAGACCAAGGTCCTGCTCGTCGCCCTCGCCGAAACCACGCCCCGCCTCGAAGCCGAAGGCCTGCAAACGGGCTTGCAGTGCGCCGGGATTCAGCCGTGGGCGTGGGTGGTCAACAACTCCCTCGCGGCCGCCCAACCGACCTCCGCGCTTCTGCAGCGGCGGGCCGCGGTCGAGCGTCCCGAGATCGACGCGGTCGCCGCGACCCGCGGGTCGCGGTGGTACCGATGCTGCCGGCCGAGCCGGTCGGGACAACGGCGCTGACCTCTCTGGTCGCGCCCGACGACATGGCCCCCGTCATCTGACCGGCTCAATGCTCGGCGCGGGAAATCTCGCGCAGTTCTCTACGCTCGGCAACACCGAACACGTCAGGGGAAGACACGATTTCGGTGACCGACCGCTTGCTCGCTGCGGTGCCGCAGCTACCACCGTTGACCGAGCCGGCACACCGCTTTGTCGCGATTTCGGATTGTCCCCGCCTGCGGATCCCGGTGCGTCAACCGATGGTGAGAAGGTCGCCGGTGCGGGTGACGGTGTAGGTGGGGAGGGGCTCCTGGGCGGGTCGGCGGACGACGGAGCCGTCGGTGATGGAGTAGCGGCTGCCGTGGCAGGGGCAGTTGATGGTGCCGTCGCGGATCTCGGACACGTTGCAGCCCTGGTGGGTGCACACCGCCGAGAAGGCCCGGAAGACACCCACCTGCGGCTGGGTGATGACCAGTTGTTGTGCAGGGAGGACGATCCCGCCGCCGACCGGGACATCGGAGACGGCGATTCGGGCGGTATCGGTGCTCTGTCGGTCGGAGGTGGCGGCCCCGGCGCTGCATCCGGCGGCGGCGAGGCAGCCGGTGGCACAGGCGGCGGCGAGGAAGGTTCGGCGGGGCATGCCTGTCGGTGATGGGAGGGTGCTCATGCGGGCACCGCCAGGGCGGTGACGAACATCAGGAGCATTCCGGTGCCGATGCCGGCGAGCACCCACGGTCCCGCAGCGGTGCGGTCATCGCTTCGCAGGGACGGGGCGATCTGGATGATCACCTGGATGATGGCGCCGACCCCGACACCGAGCAGCAGCGCGGAGACCTCGGTGTTGCCGACCCCGGCGCCGAGGACGGCGCCGAGGATGGCCGGTGCCCCGGCGAGTAGACCCAGTCCCAGCAGCGTCGTCACCGGGGTGTGCCGGCGGGTGAGCGGGGCGACGATGGCCAGGCCCTCGGTGGTGTTGTGCAGGGTGAAGCCGAGCACCAGGAAGGCTCCGAGGGCGAGTTCTCCGACCGCGTACGCCGATCCGATCGCCAGCCCCTCGCCGAGGTTGTGCAGCCCGATACCGGCGGCGATCATGACGGCCAACCGCAGACCGGATGCTCCGGCGGCGTCGGCGTGTGCCCGGCGGGCCCGCAGGAATCGGTCGATTCCCATCAGGGTGAGGAAGGCCGCCGCGGCGCCGAGGACGACCAGGGCGGTGCCGCCGAACGCGCCGCCGGACTGGGATGCCAGCTCGAGTCCCTCGCTGGCACCGTCGAAGGCGAGGAACGCGAGCAGCCCGACGGTGACGGCGAGGACGAACCG
Encoded proteins:
- a CDS encoding Rieske (2Fe-2S) protein; the encoded protein is MSTLPSPTGMPRRTFLAAACATGCLAAAGCSAGAATSDRQSTDTARIAVSDVPVGGGIVLPAQQLVITQPQVGVFRAFSAVCTHQGCNVSEIRDGTINCPCHGSRYSITDGSVVRRPAQEPLPTYTVTRTGDLLTIG
- a CDS encoding N-formylglutamate amidohydrolase, yielding MSADPGNIRADGHQALPNLAVQDASADPHIITAAARTGTDIELRIYTSIAPFDVAAEEWFPAATGFAVTVIVHTVDAQTGVPRYLPPAEPAEWARAIFSTVDSAHGYFLGAVDPGTGSHRRGQLAYRLYLDTDRRRAIPVPRQVVTCPHYLLSAIDGRAEITIPTTA
- a CDS encoding phosphatidylserine/phosphatidylglycerophosphate/cardiolipin synthase family protein, with amino-acid sequence MGTTFHGPSPWPHITRAIRVRGPRHAAIAYLGEDAPTLLPLRAGDLLVVNASRAAVRAHVTSPIALAYYVEAGVRVLSSPNLHANVIATSRRAVIGSANASHSSTIADEAVVITDDPEVVAAARTFIDGIEEITEIDQVFLDNATTEWQIGRSVPIPGVGGRMRANRDFLPSRVTRMFLRHIVEYEPSETEQQTWATQAGRSSASTGGPAATYQLEWFRLDDRRARLERGDVLIFTDDNEWIYPPAVVDSDAIAIPHTHRAFGHLLLVRADLQPVSVADAEQQLADLGHPNPRLTTDHRIISASLRAALLRLWNL
- a CDS encoding ZIP family metal transporter; the protein is MTPTPGPATPDNSDRAAVTPQDPGRAAVTDTAAPAEGPDAPRAGVWIRGVSVVAIIVAALAALAMLAAQSLPERAGPPIEDIAIERTVLEPGQISLTLRNVGPDPVTVAQVFVNDAFVDVAGAEEPLGRLASETITLDYPWITGQPYLISMLTNTGLVIEHEIPAAVDTPAPGAEFFVTMALLGTYVGIIPVLLGMLLLPVLRRVSADVVRFVLAVTVGLLAFLAFDGASEGLELASQSGGAFGGTALVVLGAAAAFLTLMGIDRFLRARRAHADAAGASGLRLAVMIAAGIGLHNLGEGLAIGSAYAVGELALGAFLVLGFTLHNTTEGLAIVAPLTRRHTPVTTLLGLGLLAGAPAILGAVLGAGVGNTEVSALLLGVGVGAIIQVIIQIAPSLRSDDRTAAGPWVLAGIGTGMLLMFVTALAVPA